A genomic stretch from Schaalia odontolytica includes:
- a CDS encoding helix-turn-helix domain-containing protein — translation MKSHSVQPDELLKTGEVAQRYSVAASTVRRWVAAGRLPATQLPSGQLRFSARAVEAAMRELNAESAGKPRARSLSDVPLPGLGRAGR, via the coding sequence ATGAAGTCGCATTCAGTGCAACCAGATGAGTTGCTTAAAACTGGTGAAGTTGCTCAGCGCTACAGTGTGGCCGCAAGTACAGTGCGCCGTTGGGTCGCCGCGGGAAGGCTCCCGGCGACCCAACTGCCTTCTGGGCAGTTGCGTTTCTCAGCTCGGGCCGTCGAGGCAGCAATGCGTGAACTAAACGCAGAATCTGCGGGCAAGCCTAGGGCTCGGTCATTGTCGGATGTTCCGCTGCCTGGCTTGGGCAGGGCTGGGAGGTAG